The genome window TTTTATCGCGTTTGGGCTGCTGGTTTCGGCGATCACCCGGACATCCGCCAGCGCGTTTCTGGTGCTGCTGGTGAGTTGGGTGGCGCTAACGCTGATCATTCCCCGCGCCGGGGTGATGCTCGCCGGACAGTTTGTGCCCGTGCCGAGCGTTGCGGAAATCGAAAGCCGCCAGGCCAAATTTGAGCAGGATCGCTGGGATCAATCGTCGCAGGCGATGGAAGCGCGGCTCGCCGAACGCCGCAACGCCACGCAGGGCATGAGCGACGATGAACGGCAGGCATACGAGGACGAACACATGTGGGACTGGCTGCAGGAAGAGGACGCCAGCCGCAAACAGGTGCAGAAAGATATCGCGGAATACAACCGCAAACTGACCGAATCCGTGCGCAACCAACATACAGTTCGCGAGCGGATGGGTTTTACGCTGTCGCGATTTTCCCCGGCGTCCGCGTTCCAGTTGGCGGCGATGAATCTTGCCGGAACCAATATCGCGTTGAAAACGCGATACGAAGATGCGCTGCACAATTACCGCACCCAATTCGTGGATTTTTTGGAGAAAAAGCGCGAGGAAACCGGTGAGTCCGGCGGTTTGCGCATCAGCATCGATAGCGAAAAGGGCATCGATATTTCCACCGGCAGCGACATCGGGAGTCTGGATTTGAGCCAGTTGCCCAAGTTTGCTGCGCCGTCCGTTGCGTTTTCGCAGATTTTTCCCTCGCTGATCACCGATGTGGCGCTGCTGTTGCTGTTCGCTGCGCTGACGTTTGGCGGCGGGTTTGTGGCGTTTTTGCGGTATGATGTTCGGTAATTCCACATCTTTTTGGAATGAATCTATTGGACATTATTCGCTTTTCTTTTAAGAAAAATGATTGTCACCAGCAAAACTAAATAAATTCCCGGTCGAAATATCTCTGTTGATTCCTGATGAACCACATGGGTCAAAATGGCGGCAATCATGACAAAAATCAATGAAATGACAGCGTATTTTGATATCTTTGGAACAAAGAGTAATATTGCAGCCACAAACTCGACAAAACCGACAATCATGTAAAATTTATCAGGATAATGCCACTGGCTAAACTTTTTTATCCAAAAATCTGCTGCTAAAAATTTTGCTGCTCCCGCCAACAAAAACAATATTCCAACTATTGTTTGAACAATTATTAAAGTGTGTTTCCAAACTTTATTGTTTTTCATACGTTTTCCTGTATTATTTTAGTGTTGTTTTTTGGTCGCTGAATTTCTCAACACCAATTGTTTAAAATGCCGTGAATAATTTTTTGGCTTGTCGTAAGAATAGACAAACATCTGCCAAAAAACCTGAAAGAAAACCGAAATAAAAGTCTATTTTTTATGAAAGAACCTGTTAACATGGACGCTAATGACAAGATCACTATTGGCGCATGGTCACTAAGGCTGGCATCCGGCTTGCTTTCAGATGGGAAATCAGCTGAGGTATATCTCGAGCCACGATTGGCAACACTGTTTTACCTGTTAGGCAAACATCCCAATCAATTAGTGACCAGAAAGCAGCTGATTGAGCATATTTGGAATGAAACTTTCGTTAATGAAGAATCGCTCACCAAAGCTGTTTCAGATTTGCGAAAACTGTTGGCAACTCATTTCGAAGATCCACCGCAAATCCGCACAATTCCAAAGCGAGGATACAAAATGGTCTTTGCTACGAGCGAGGAAAAGAAGACAATTTGGAAAACGGTTGGAAAGATTGGATTTTGGGGTATTGTGGGGTTTGTTTTGATGATTCTGGTTATTCGTGGACTAAATTATTAAAGTGATTTGGGGTTAGTTTTCTACAGTCCGTTGCGTTTTCGCAGATTTTTCCCTCGCTGATCACCGATGTGGCGCTGCTGTTGCTGTTCACTGCGCTGGCGTTTAGCGGCGGGTTTGTGGCGTTTTTGCGGTATGATGTGCGATAGATCCATCATTTGACACCCCCACACACATCGACAAGACCTGTTTGCCTTCGAATAGGTCTTGTTATCCTTCAACCGATTATCCCCGAGAAACAAATAGCGCAAAGATTCCATTTGATTCTCAATGTATATTTTCACAATATACATCATGGGCGAGAAAATGTTACTCAATTGTGAAGGATTTCAACGGGATGAGGGCAATCAAAGCAAAAATTGGATAAAGCACAGCGTATCGCAAAGCGAGTGCGAACAGCCCTTTTTTAACAGACCGGTCATTGTTGCTGAAGACGCCGGACACTCACAAAAAGAATTGCGGTGGTTTATGCTTGGCAGAACAAATAGTGACCGATGCTTATTTATTGTTTTCACAATCAGAGGAAAATTGATTCGAATTGTTTCTGCCCGAGACATGAGCAAAAAGGAAAGAAAAATTTATAATGAGCAAATTAAAAAAAATCCCTGATTTCAAAAATGAGGATGAAGAAAGAGCGTTTTGGGCAAGTGCGGATTCTGCAGAATACATAAACTGGAAAATATCGAAACAGGTGGTGTTTCCAAACCTGAAACCTTCCACAAAAACGATTTCCCTTCGCCTTCCGGAAGATTTGCTGGATGAGATTAAAATGGTTGCCAATAAACGAGATGTTCCTTACCAATCGTTAATCAAGATCTTTTTAAAAGAGCGAATTGACTACGAATTAAATCAATAATAAATCGCACCGGTGTAATTTTCCAATAACTTCCATATCTGCCAATCGACAAAAAACATAATGTTCGCCAAGTTAGCAAAAGCATCCGCTAATCATGGTGATCTGCCGGTTCCAAGCCTTCTGCGCCGGGTAATTTGCCAATCAGCCTTGCGGGATCGTGAATCAAAATGGGCAGGTGTTGAGGACAAATTTTCAGATCGTGATTTTTGAATTGAAGGGAAATCAGCGGCACTTCATCGCTGGTTTTCTGGCAGTAAAGACAGCAGGCATTGACATTTTTCATCGTTTTATCCTTTTTTGAGAAGATATCGATACGAGATACACGATACAATATTAATCTTATGTAAAAATGATTATCGGGCCAAGATGTGTCCACTACCGAACACATCTTGTCATCCACCGAACACTTTTCCCACCTGAAAAAGTAGCTAAGTTCATAAAAAACAATGTTGGTATAGTTATTGATCTATCCGGGTTGCGCACATCCGCCCGGCGGTGTTCGGGCAATTGTGGTTTTTCCAACAATCCAAAATTGCACTGGAATTCAACATGTTTTCAAATTATTTCAAAATCGCTATTCGCAATTTGCGAAAAAACAAAGTGTATTCACTGATCAACATTATCGGGCTGGCTATCGGGATAGCCGGGTTTATCCTCATCACCATTTTTATCAAAACCGAGCTGGCATTTGACACATTCCACCCGAATGCGGAGCGTATTTACCGTCCGGTGGAAATCCAGAAACCGCGCGGGGTGGATATCCAGCACGTTGCGGTAACGATGGCACCGCTCGCCGAAGCGCTGAAATCCGATTTCCCGGAAATTGAGCAGGTAACCCGGGTGATGCGCTCCGGCAATGTGTTTGTTCGCAAAGGCGAAATGGCATTTTATGAAGACAATTCGGCGTGCACCGATCCGTCATTTTTTGATTTGTTCAAGGTCGAGTTTATTCACGGCAACCCGGAAACAGCGTTGAACGGACCGCATGACGTAATCCTTAACCGGGAAATTGCCGAGAAATTTTTCCCCAACCAAAACCCGCTCGGCGAAACGCTGGAACTGGAATTCTGGTTCGGCAAAAATGAATACAAAGTTACCGGCGTCATCGAAAATTACCCGGAAAATTCCCATCTCGTTTTCAGCATGCTCGCAAACATCGACCAGCTGGATGCGGAATACAGCGACATGATGAACAACTGGGATTCCAATTTTTTGGCAACCTATGTGCTATTAAAAGAAGGCACTTCCGCTGCCCAACTGGAAGAAAAATTCCCGGCATTTCTGGACCGGCATCTCAATGAATCATCGTGGAATACCGGACTGGAAATGTATCTGCAACCGCTGACGGAAATCCATCTGTTTTCCGATCACATCCGTTTCCAAACCTACAATAACAATCAGGGCAGCATCGATTATATCTACATTTTCGCGGCGATCGCGCTGTTCATTTTGCTGATCGCCTGCATCAATTTTATGAATCTCTCGACTGCTCGCTCCGTAAAACGCGCCCGCGAAGTGGGCATCCGCAAAGTGATGGGCTCGCAACGCAAAGAGCTGATCGCCCAATTTTTGGGAGAATCGATTATTATTTCCTTTATCGCGCTGATATTGGCGGTGGGGCTGGCGCAAACGGCCATCCCGTTTGTGAACGAGGTTTCCGGTCGCGATCTGGTTCTCGGTGAGCAAAACTACGCTTTCCTGATTCCGGTGCTGATTGGCGTTGCCATTTTGACCGGCATTTTCGCGGGTATTTATCCGGCGTTTTTCCTCTCCGCGTTCCGCCCCATCGAAACGCTCAAAGCGCAGTTCAACATTGGGCCGAAAGGGCGCTCCGCGCAGATGCGCAAGTTGCTGGTGGTGACTCAATTTACCATCGCAATTGCGCTGATTATTTGCACCGGCATCGTCATCAACCAGATGGATTATATCCGCAACAAAAATCTCGGTTTCAACCGCGAGCAGCTGATGTATCTCCCGATTCGCGGCGAAGAGGAATCGAACAGCATCGAACAGTTGAAATCGACGCTGGCGGAAAATCCGCAGATCATCAGTGCGGCGGCAAGTTCCGGGCAAACCGGCGTCAGCGGCAACCAAAGCACCCGCACGGTCGCCGGCACCAACGGCGAGGTAAGCCTGATGATGCGCATCAGCTATGTGGATTTTGACCTGATCAACACAATGGAAATGGAGCTTGTCGACGGGCGTAATTTTTCCCGCGAATTTGCCACAGATACTTCGCAGGCGGTGATCATCAACGAAACCGCGGTACGGGAACTCGGCTGGGAAAACCCTATCGGCATGCAATTTGAGCGCGAAGACGCCCAACCGATGACCGTGATCGGCGTGGTGAAAGATTTCCAGTATAACAAAATGACCCGCAAAATTGAGCCGCTGTTCATGAACATCGATCCGGAACGATACAATTATCTGATGATTCGCGTTCGCCCGGAAAACATCACCCAAACCCTTGATTTTATTGAACAAACATGGACCAATCTTCTCCCCGGTCATCCGTATGAATACGGGTTTATGGATGAATATTTTGAGCGGATGTATCGCGCGGAGCAAAATATGGGGCGGCTGTTCGGCGGATTTTCCACGCTGGCGATTCTCGTTGCCTGCCTCGGGCTGGTCGGATTGGTAACATTTACGGCGGAACAGCGTACTAAAGAAATTGGCATCCGCAAGATTTTGGGCGCCACGGTGCCAAACGTGATCTGGTTGTTATCTAAAGAATTT of Calditrichia bacterium contains these proteins:
- a CDS encoding ABC transporter permease subunit → MLKLIIEKELKSILASPKFPATFGVSAVLILLSVFIGLQEYQSARQQYDAAVQLVNQEMAEATNWMNVDNRVFRAPDPMQIFVSGIHYDIGRVSPIGEWQDVKLKRSSYADDPIFAVFRFIDFTFIVTVVLSLLAILFTYDAINGEREQGTLKLTFANAVPRVQYVTGKFLGSWLGLVVPILIPVLLGLLLVMLYNVPLTGDHWLKIFSLLGISLLYFTFFIAFGLLVSAITRTSASAFLVLLVSWVALTLIIPRAGVMLAGQFVPVPSVAEIESRQAKFEQDRWDQSSQAMEARLAERRNATQGMSDDERQAYEDEHMWDWLQEEDASRKQVQKDIAEYNRKLTESVRNQHTVRERMGFTLSRFSPASAFQLAAMNLAGTNIALKTRYEDALHNYRTQFVDFLEKKREETGESGGLRISIDSEKGIDISTGSDIGSLDLSQLPKFAAPSVAFSQIFPSLITDVALLLLFAALTFGGGFVAFLRYDVR
- a CDS encoding DoxX family protein, producing MKNNKVWKHTLIIVQTIVGILFLLAGAAKFLAADFWIKKFSQWHYPDKFYMIVGFVEFVAAILLFVPKISKYAVISLIFVMIAAILTHVVHQESTEIFRPGIYLVLLVTIIFLKRKANNVQ
- a CDS encoding winged helix-turn-helix domain-containing protein; translation: MKEPVNMDANDKITIGAWSLRLASGLLSDGKSAEVYLEPRLATLFYLLGKHPNQLVTRKQLIEHIWNETFVNEESLTKAVSDLRKLLATHFEDPPQIRTIPKRGYKMVFATSEEKKTIWKTVGKIGFWGIVGFVLMILVIRGLNY
- a CDS encoding BrnT family toxin, whose product is MYIFTIYIMGEKMLLNCEGFQRDEGNQSKNWIKHSVSQSECEQPFFNRPVIVAEDAGHSQKELRWFMLGRTNSDRCLFIVFTIRGKLIRIVSARDMSKKERKIYNEQIKKNP
- a CDS encoding BrnA antitoxin family protein, whose protein sequence is MSKLKKIPDFKNEDEERAFWASADSAEYINWKISKQVVFPNLKPSTKTISLRLPEDLLDEIKMVANKRDVPYQSLIKIFLKERIDYELNQ
- a CDS encoding ABC transporter permease: MFSNYFKIAIRNLRKNKVYSLINIIGLAIGIAGFILITIFIKTELAFDTFHPNAERIYRPVEIQKPRGVDIQHVAVTMAPLAEALKSDFPEIEQVTRVMRSGNVFVRKGEMAFYEDNSACTDPSFFDLFKVEFIHGNPETALNGPHDVILNREIAEKFFPNQNPLGETLELEFWFGKNEYKVTGVIENYPENSHLVFSMLANIDQLDAEYSDMMNNWDSNFLATYVLLKEGTSAAQLEEKFPAFLDRHLNESSWNTGLEMYLQPLTEIHLFSDHIRFQTYNNNQGSIDYIYIFAAIALFILLIACINFMNLSTARSVKRAREVGIRKVMGSQRKELIAQFLGESIIISFIALILAVGLAQTAIPFVNEVSGRDLVLGEQNYAFLIPVLIGVAILTGIFAGIYPAFFLSAFRPIETLKAQFNIGPKGRSAQMRKLLVVTQFTIAIALIICTGIVINQMDYIRNKNLGFNREQLMYLPIRGEEESNSIEQLKSTLAENPQIISAAASSGQTGVSGNQSTRTVAGTNGEVSLMMRISYVDFDLINTMEMELVDGRNFSREFATDTSQAVIINETAVRELGWENPIGMQFEREDAQPMTVIGVVKDFQYNKMTRKIEPLFMNIDPERYNYLMIRVRPENITQTLDFIEQTWTNLLPGHPYEYGFMDEYFERMYRAEQNMGRLFGGFSTLAILVACLGLVGLVTFTAEQRTKEIGIRKILGATVPNVIWLLSKEFLLLVTIALAVSAPIAGWLMRRWLENFVEHAGLNGWIFLLAGVIALAIALLSVSFQAIRTALANPVKTLRYE